The sequence TACATATCGCTGGTCGACCACCGAGGTGGGCAGCGTCATCAACGTGCAGCCGACAACAACGACGGTATACACCGTGACGGCTACCAGCGCCGATCAGTGTGTAGGCGTAGCGTCAACGACGATCACCGTGAACCCGACGCCGGTACTGACGGTGAACAGCCTGACGATCTGCCAGGATCAGGAAGCGGTGTTGAGCCTGACGGGCTGCGCCGGTACGGTAACGTGGTCGACGGGCACGACGGGGGCAACCCTGACGGTATCGCCGCTGCAAACGACGGCTTACTCGGCTACCTGCGTACTCAGCACCGGCTGCTCGGCCAGCATCGCCACGCAAGTGACGGTGAACCTGGCACCGACGGTACAGCGCGCCGATGTAGTGGCAACGCGGGCTACCTGCAACGGGGCTACGGCCAACAACAACGCCAGCATCAGCCTGTCGAATCTGCAAAACACGACCCGGGCCGCCATCTCGACGGCTGACGGCACTACCGTGGCTGACTTCAGCGGTGCCACAGTCGTTAGCGGAAACGCCATCACGTTCAGCAACCTGCCGAACCCGGCACAGCGCGTAACGTACCTGGTGCGTCTGTACAACGCCAACGGTTGTTTCACCGACGTGACCGTCACGCTTGATCCGGCCGAATGCGTTTGCCCGACACCGAAATGCGTACCGGTTAGCATTCGTAAGATCCGGTAGCCGCGGTAGTGAGCGTGCCCAAGAAGGCGCCTCACCACCCGAAAACCGCTAGTGCTAAAAAGCTCGCTACCGATTGGTAGCGAGCTTTTTAGGTTTAAAAGAGGTCGGTAGGCGGCTCAACTTTTAGCGGGAATAGTTTGTTAGCCATACAGAGACATCAGGTGTAAGAGTTATCTTTGCACCTTCATTTTAGCCGGTACGTATTTCGTAACATGTTATCCATCAGTGATTTACAGGCCTCGATCGGGGACAAGCAGATATTAAAAGGCATCAACCTGGAGGTGAAGCCGGGTGAGGTTCACGCCATTATGGGGCCAAACGGGTCGGGGAAGAGTACGCTGGCATCCGTGCTGGCGGGCCGCGAAGACTACGAAGTGACCGCCGGGAGCGTTGACTTTGATGGCCAAGACCTCCTCGAATTGTCGGCTGAAGAGCGGGCGGCCGAGGGGATTTTCTTGGCGTTTCAGTATCCCATCGAAATCCCTGGCGTCAGCACGACCAACTTCCTGAAGACGGCAATGAACGAAATCCGCAAGTACCGGGGGCAGGACCCGCTGGACGCGGTGCAGTTCCTGAAGCTGATGAAAGAGAAGATGAAGCTCGTCAACATCGATCAGTCGCTGCTCAGCCGGTCGCTGAACGAAGGCTTCTCGGGTGGTGAAAAGAAACGCAACGAGATCTTCCAGATGGCCATGCTCGAACCGAAACTGGCAATTCTGGACGAAACCGACTCGGGCCTCGACATCGACGCCCTGCGGATCGTAGCCGAAGGGGTCAACAAACTCCGCTCACCCGAACGCTCCGCCATCGTCGTGACCCACTATCAGCGCCTGCTCGACTACATCGTTCCTGATTTCGTTCACGTCCTCTACAAAGGCCGCATCGTGAAGTCAGGCCCGAAAGAACTGGCCTACGAACTGGAAGAAAAAGGGTACGACTGGATCAAAGCCGAAGTCGAAGCAGCGGCGTAGCCGCTAGTCGAAAAGTCCTGAGTTTATAGTCTGGAAAGTCGCCTGGCCAGTGTAAAGGATCGACGGCTCAGCCTATGGACTTCTGCTAAACTGACTTTCGAGACTGTATAAGACATGAATTCACAACAATATACTTCGTTCAAAGACCAACTCGTTGCGGCGTTTCGCGAGGGGGAGGAGCGCATGAACGGTGCGAGCAAATCGGCGTTTCATCAGATCCGGCGGTCGGCGTTGCAGACTTTTGAAACCCTGGGCTTCCCGACGATCCGGCACGAAGAGTGGAAATACTCGAACGTGAAAGCGATGGTTGGACAGGCCTACGCCTTTGATAACGGCACCGCGCTGACGGCCGACGAGCTGGGTACGTTGCAGATTCCTAACCTGGAAGGCAACATTCTCTACTTCGTGAATGGCCATTACCGGGCCGACCTCTCGCAGATCGTGAGCCCGGCTACACACCTGCAAATCCGCAGCTTTGCCGAGGCGCTTCAAACCGACGCCGAGACCATTGGGCTGCATTTCAGCCGCTACGCTGATTTTCAGGATAGTGCCTTTACGGCCCTGAACACGGCCTTTGCTTACGACGGGGTGTTTATCCGAGTGCCCGACAACAAGGTGGTCGAGGAGCCGGTCATTCTGCGCTTCATCACCGACGTGCGGACGCAGAACGTGGCGGCTCAGCCCCGCAACCTGATCGTGATTGGGCGTAACGCCGACGTGAAAATTGCCGAGTCGTACCGCACAATCGGCGATAAGGCTGCCTTTACGAATATCGTGACGGAAGTGGTGGTGGCAGCCGACGCCCGCGTGGAGCATTACCGGGTGCAGAACGATTCTCAGCAGACCAACCACATCTGCCGCACGCAGGTCAGTCAGGCCGATAACAGCCATTATTACAACGCGACGATCACCCTCAATGGTGGGTTTGTGCGCAACGACCTGAACATCGTATTGAACGGTGAACACTGCGAGGCCTTTATGTATGGGCTGTACATGCCCAACGGCACGCAGCACATCGACAACCATACGCTGGTGGATCACGCCATGCCGAATTCGTACAGCAACGAACTCTACAAAGGCATTCTGAACGATAAAGGCACGGGGGTATTCAACGGAAAAATCTACGTGCGGCCCGACGCCCAAAAGACCAACGCCTACCAGTCGTGCAAAAACGTGGTGCTCTCGCCCGAAGCGAGCATGAACACCAAACCGCAGCTGGAGATCTACGCCGACGACGTGAAGTGTTCGCACGGAACGACAACCGGCAAACTCAACGAAGAGGCGCTGTTCTACCTGCAATCGCGGGGTATTCCGAAAGAGGCGGCGCGTACGCTGCTATTGTACGCCTTTGCCGAAGAGGTTGTGCGTAACATCAAAATCAAGCCGATCCGCGAGTATCTGGAAGGCGTGGTCGCTGAAAAACTAGCTTTATAAACCTATCCTGGCTTATGGTCCCTCAGTCAACTCAAACGCTGCTCGATACGACGGTTCAGGCCCTCGAAAATGGCGAACACACCACCGAATCTGGCCCCGCGCTGGTTGATGACTGGCTGAACGAGTTAAGCCATTACGACGGCATGGAAGCCGTGCGAGAGGCGCTCAGCAACCTTCAACGAACGCTACTCAACACCCCCAATCCGGCTCAGGTACGTGTACTGTTGCTGGAACTGGCCGAGTATACCAACTTTTTTGCCCGGCAGGATGCTACGTATGCAAGCAGCCCCACGGCCCCCGAAAAGTTGGCTCAGCTCGCCAAGACTCTACAAAATCTGTTGGATAGCACGGCCGAAGTCGGTCATTCATAAGGTATAGCAGGTTCTACCTGCCCATTGCAAACGGAACCGGGAGCATCAGTGATTGCCACGCCAGAGCGGGCAGCCACTGATGCTCCCGGTTCCGTTTGTCATTTTCTACAAACAATACAGGTAAGCAGGGGTTTTAATCTTGCGCTTCGGTATACTAACCCGCCGGGCGTAGGAGCGTGCGCGCTTTACGGTGTAATCAAGATCCACGGATACCCGAAAAGCCGGCATGCTGCCTCACCTGGCCAATACCTTAACGGCCTGGTTAACAAACTGAACGAACTACCCGGAGGCGGTTTGGGCCACTTGTGCACCTGACCACCTGCGACCTACGGATTTACAACGAACTCATGGCACTTACTTCACAAGACCCCCAGACAACAGGCCTGATCGAACGCACGATTTCGACGTTTGACAGCGGTATTCAAAGCACAACGCCGCAAGATGGGCTGGCGTTGATCGACCAGTGGATTGACCTACTCGACCAGAACGGCGACGACGAAACCGACGAGATTGCCGACGTGCTCGAAGACCTGAAGACGGAACTGAACCCGAACCGGACGGACGGTTCGCCCGAGCCTTCGGTGATTCAGGCTTACCTCGAAGACCTCATCGACATTACGCAGAGCGTGATGGATACGCCCGAATCGGCTCCCTACGAAACGGAGTTGTCGCGGCTCGTGTCGACGCTTGAAAACATTCTTGAACAAGTAGCAAAATAAGCCCGTTGGTTGGCGGTGTGGTTTACACTGACCACACCGCTAACCCGTAAAGCCTTTACCCTAATGGCGCAACCTTCACAATTCGCCACGGCACTCATCGAGGAGACCGTGCAGACGTTCAACGGCGACGTAAAGACCGTATCGCCAACCGATGGCATTAACCTGATTGATCACTGGATCAGTGCGTTGCACTCGGGTGATGAGTCAACCAACCCGGTAGCCCACACGCTGAGCGAGCTCAGAATACAGTTGCAGGAGGGTACGCCCAACGGCGGTACAATCCAGTCGCTGATTCAGGAACTCGCCGAGCAGACGCATCAGGCGGCGCAGCACGTAGACGGCAGCGAGCAGCAGGCGCTTGCCCAGCTGGCCTCGGCCATGCGTGGGTTTGGTCAGCACTTGTCGGGTGGCGGCCGGGTAAGTGATCAGTCG comes from Fibrella aestuarina BUZ 2 and encodes:
- the sufC gene encoding Fe-S cluster assembly ATPase SufC — translated: MLSISDLQASIGDKQILKGINLEVKPGEVHAIMGPNGSGKSTLASVLAGREDYEVTAGSVDFDGQDLLELSAEERAAEGIFLAFQYPIEIPGVSTTNFLKTAMNEIRKYRGQDPLDAVQFLKLMKEKMKLVNIDQSLLSRSLNEGFSGGEKKRNEIFQMAMLEPKLAILDETDSGLDIDALRIVAEGVNKLRSPERSAIVVTHYQRLLDYIVPDFVHVLYKGRIVKSGPKELAYELEEKGYDWIKAEVEAAA
- the sufD gene encoding Fe-S cluster assembly protein SufD, whose product is MNSQQYTSFKDQLVAAFREGEERMNGASKSAFHQIRRSALQTFETLGFPTIRHEEWKYSNVKAMVGQAYAFDNGTALTADELGTLQIPNLEGNILYFVNGHYRADLSQIVSPATHLQIRSFAEALQTDAETIGLHFSRYADFQDSAFTALNTAFAYDGVFIRVPDNKVVEEPVILRFITDVRTQNVAAQPRNLIVIGRNADVKIAESYRTIGDKAAFTNIVTEVVVAADARVEHYRVQNDSQQTNHICRTQVSQADNSHYYNATITLNGGFVRNDLNIVLNGEHCEAFMYGLYMPNGTQHIDNHTLVDHAMPNSYSNELYKGILNDKGTGVFNGKIYVRPDAQKTNAYQSCKNVVLSPEASMNTKPQLEIYADDVKCSHGTTTGKLNEEALFYLQSRGIPKEAARTLLLYAFAEEVVRNIKIKPIREYLEGVVAEKLAL